Below is a genomic region from Candidatus Binatia bacterium.
ATACTGACTGATTCGACTCAAGGCGAACCGAAAAGATGCCACCACGCTGCGCGTTTTCCTGGGCAACACCGTAGGGGCTTCGAAGTGCGAGCGTCAGTGAGATCGTGATCGTAAGGAACGCGACGATCGACGCCTTAGAAAGCTGGTAGCGACGCATTAAACGGTGACCTTCTCGCCTTCTAACGGGACCACACTGATTTGGTAGAACTACGTCTGGGGCGCTTTTGAATGGCGGGCGGCCCTGGACAGTCGCTGCCTGGCTGATAAATCTTCGGCCACGCGACAAGATCTTGATTTTTGCCCGATGACGTGACATTTGCAAAGCCATTCGACAGTCGCCACGTCAACCCGCTGAAAGCAGCGGTGCCTCCCCAGTGCCAACTAAGAACTCCGAAGTTAACCCAAATTGCGCCTGTCGAGGCTCTTTTTGGTCGATACATGAAGTAGTCGGTAAAAAAATCATCGACCGTGAGGCTTTGCATCCCTGGCTGATCGAGCGGATAGTTGGGAGCGTCGAAGGTGGGACCGTAGGTAACTTGGCTGCCTGCTAAAAACAGGTCAGCCCCTAGGTTATTGCCGGAGCCATTGACATTATAGATCCAGCAGCCGTCGAGCCACCTGGTGTTTCCAGGACCAGTAGTAGGGTATGGGGTTGGGATTGACGAGGGGCTGTAGGTAGGTTGCGATATGACCTGCTGATTTTCGGCATAGTAGCCCCCGAAATCTGGCGGAGCGGTCGCGGTGTACGTTGATATAATGCCCGCAGCCGGTGACGGAGCCGCGGTTCCGAGCTGAAGGAATGGTTGGTTCGGGATTCCCCTGTATGTAACCGTCGGCGTGTTAAAGGTGGCGGACATCTGTCCCAGTTGCGGCGCCTCTATGCTATATAGCGCGAGTGCGGTCATAAGGACCCCGTTAACGTATGCCGTCACCACCACCCTCGACTGGGAATTCGGCATAGTCCCCACATACCAATAGAACTTTGCCGGGTTGCCCGGGGTAGGAAAGATGGGCAACACGTCTGAGACGGACGGGGCGGTTATGGGGTCCTGGCTGATGATCGACGCATTTCCGAAAGTCGCCCAATTGACATTGGTCGGACTACCGCCGTCGGTCCGCTTTGCAGTCAGGTTATTTTCTAGGCCGATCACCGAGCTGGGAGAAGGGGCCGCCCCCCCTGGCGCGCTAACGTCTTCGTTAAGCCGATTGTCGTAAATGATCAGGCCTACTGGTGGTGGCGCCGTTGGCCATGGGGTTCCGCCATTAGTAGCAGTAGGTACAGGCGTTGGGCGCACGGTTGGGGCCGGTCCCGGGTTGACTGACATTGTAGCAGCTATCTCAGTTACGGGGCCGCTGCAGCCAATACGGTCGCACAGAATATATCCACCCCGGACTGTGTAATCAGCTACCCAACCGTAGATGTTATCCGCGCCACGACTGATCGTCGCATTCACGACATCTAAACGGTTGCACTGCCAGTTCCCCAGGCCGGTCGGGGAAGGAGACTCGCCTGCCGTCACCATTGGACTCGGCATAGGACCCGCGTAGGACTCGGCCATGGTCCAATATGTCGGCCCACAGTACCACGTGGGTCCGAGACTGCCAGGTGTAGCAACTTGCCAAAGGTTGTTGAACGTGAGGGCGTCGCTTGGCATAAGCCAGCATTTATAGGTTGGATACGTTCCCGGTCCATTCGGAGCACCCGTCATATAACAATACGTCCCATGTTTCGATCCGTAAACGGTCCTGGGCGGCATATAGAAATCAAAAGGGCGTATGGTTTTGCAACGATGCCGGTGGCGACATATAACCCTCGTCCGGTGCATCGGCGATCCGCTGAAAATGACATAAGGAGCCCCAGCAGGTGGCAAGGCTGAAGTGCGGCTCCCCGAACAAGCGCTCGCGATAGCAATCGCTGATAGAACGCAAAAAACAAGGCGTGCATACTTCGTCGAGGTGTGATCGAACGGCACCGCCCGCTGCTCGCGGGAACCTTCCCTGCGCCCAAGCACGAAGCTGCTCATTTGCTGGGAACCCTAGCGGACCCTGCGGCAGCCGGCAGCCGGCTTGCGCACCCAGCGTTCGTCAGACTCAATACGGGCGGCCACTCGGTTCTATCCTCGGCTTTTCTGGCCAATCGGACCGGCCTCGGTATGAGACGCCAACTTTCCCTTGCTTGCCTGCCTCGATTGAGCGGACGAGGGACAGTATGCTAGACTCACTTTGCGGTCCCGACATGAACCGCCGCTACGTCGTTGAGCTGGGAAGCGGTACTGCAAGATCTGAAATGGATTCTAATACATGAAAAAACGTCGCGAGTGCTCCTTGAGATCGTGCGTAGGCGGGCTAAGATCGGGATCGCTTAAACTTTGAAGAAGATCGGCGCACTTTTGCCACACTCGGTGCAAGCAATGCCCGAGGGAAAATCGACTTTCGTGGCCGTTTATGGGCTCGTTCTCATTATCGCGTGGATAGTTGTTGGCGCGGCCAATGTGGCCGGTAAGGGCGACGATTGGCGCATATTTTGGGGTGCTGGCCACAATGTTGGATCGCTCGCGCTTGTCACAGCATCCCACTTCGCTTATACGCCCGGGGCAGCTTGGCTCCTTTGGCCCTTCGCACACTTACCAATAGCAACGGGATATTATATCTACGTCGTTCTTATGACAGCGTGTGCGACACTCGCGGCGCTGCTCGCATCTAAGATCTATCATTTACCTTTCGAGGTTGCCGCTTTAATGGCTCTTGCGTGGGCACCTTTTACGGTCGCTATATGCTTGGGCCAAAACTCGCCCGTCGCTCTTCTCTGCGTTGTCATTGTAATCTTCGCTATAGTGCACAACGACCAGCCGTTGTCGGGGATAGGTCTAGGTTTCCTCATTTATAAGCCAAGTGACGCAATCGCCATTGCATTTCTTCTTGCAATCTTTAGACAATGGTGGGCGCTTATTATCGCAGGCGTTTTTGCTATTGGCTGGTACTTGTTGAGCGTTAGTGCGACGAGGGATTGGGGTTGGCCAATTCCTTATATCCAAATGCTCTCGACCCTGTATAGTAGAGACGCAGCGATGAATTCCGATTTTGCGATCAGCGTGCCGACGTTTCTTATGCGATTCGGCATATCGACTCCGGTTGCGTGGCTGGTCGGTGGGACGATATTATTCGGAAGTGCTCCTCTGCTGCTTCGCGCCCCGCGCCTCGAAGCCGCCAGTTGGGTTCCGCTAATAGGCGTCGCCGCAAGTCCTCACGCTTGGGGGTATGAAGCGATTCTTGCTTTACCAGCCTTTTGGCTCACCACTGTTCGTCTGAATAAGATTAGCTTGGTTTTGCTGATTCTCTCATACCTCGCAGCTCCCTTCTATTTGTTTGTTCGCGCGATTCACTTTAATGTGCTTGCCCTCCCCGTTCTTGGAGGTGTCATGCTATGGGTCTGCATCAGAATACAAAGCAAGGGTTGCCGACCTGTAGAACACACAGGTATGACGAAGGCGTCAGACTAGAGAGCGGTGGCCTCAATTAGTTGAACATCCTCTTGTGTGATGACTTCACGTACTGCGGGTCGAAAAGACTGCGAAGAGGAGGAGCGTCGTGAAACGTTCTCGTCGCAACCACAACGAAAACCCTCCACCTATCCTTGGTAGTGTGAATGCGTATTCGTCAGGCCTTTTTCGCCGGTCGCCCTTTCGGGCCGGAATCACTTTGCAAAAGAAGCCATCAGCGGCAACGGGATACAGCTGGCGACGAACCGTGATCGTCGCAACTTACGGAGGACTCAGAATCCGTGAGCAATTACAAATTTGCTCACCATTTGCTCACGGAATAGGCCCGGCCTAGTCCCGCTACGGCGCTGAAGTTCCAGCTCCACGCACCTCCCGGCACTTGGCGGCTCTTATCGAAATGAGCGGTGTGCATTTCAAGACCGCCGCATTCAACCACTCTGCCACCTCTCCAAGTCCCCGCCGATGTCGATGTTTATTGCGGTTTCCGCAATTGGGCTTGCTAACGGAGAATGCCTAGCAGAGCCACTTGCTAAGATTTGCTAACGTAAAGTTAGGCCCTCTCCGGAACCAGCAACGAACGGGCGAGCTCGTTGACCGCCTGGCGGCCGAAGCTGTGCCCCAACGGCATCCGCAATTCAGCACGAAACGACGCGCCGGCGTCGTCGGCAACACAATGTTTTGGAATAAGGGCTCGGGGTGAAAAGCCTAAGGGACCTGCCGCTCCAAAGTGAGCCGTACAAGTTCTGTGGTTAGATACTCCAGGGCGTCCGGCGGCGGGGTGGCGCTTTCGCGGCGGCAGATTTTCAACACCGTATCTCGCGATTCTGCTACGTCTACGAGGCTCTTGCGCCTCGCTAGTTTGCTTGCAGCGGTCTTCATGCGCGTCCAGACGCGCTCCATCTCGCTCATGTCATCGCACGCTATAAATGAAATCGCTGCGCCAGGAACTTCCAAACACGCGAGAGTCTCGCCTTTCCTTACTAACCTGACCGGCGATACCGTCGGCTTTACCGTGCCCATGCGCCTTCGGTGCTACCTTAGTCTGAACCATATATTACTCAACCTTCAATCGAAGCTTTTTTTCGTACAACTGTTGAGAACCTAAGGGGTTGTGAAAAGTTGCCCGACGATCGATACAAACGACATACGGATACGACACCCAGTTGTTTCAAGAATCCAACAGATGACTCCAAATGGTGGGTTTTGTCGAACGTATACCTGTTTCTGCAGCGAATTTCGAACGAAAGCACCTTGAAAGCCGCCTGCGAGGCTAACCAGGCCAGCTCAGTCCGTGTGGTGGATTCGAAACTAGCTGCTAGCCGCCAATCAATTGCTGGCGTGAGCCGCTGCGCCCGACTTCGCGGAGTCGCTGCATCGATTTACTCGGGATCTTGATTCGATCGGCAAGCCGCAGAAAGGCGAGCATTCTAACGTGCCACCACGTCATATCGATCTCAAACCAGCGCAGCCCGTGGCGCGCCGAAAATGGAAAGGCATGGTGATTGTTGTGCCAGCCTTCACCCCACGAGATGACCGCTACCCACCAACAGTTAGTCGATCGATCGGTAGTCTGGTAGTTGCGATAGCCAAGCATATGGGACGCGCTGTTGACCAGCCACGTCGAATGATAACCGATCACCAGCCGCACGAAAATGCCCCAAATCACCCACGGCCATCCGCCGAGCGCAAAGAGTGCGGCCCCTAGTGCGATCTGAAGCGGAATATTGAGGTATTGAAGAACGCGATAGAATGGCTCGGCGTAGAGGTCGGGTGCAAAGTGAACGATTTCTTCGTCCGAGGGGAGCGCGATGTTGTGCCGGTAGATCCAGTCCATATGCGCCCACCTGAACCCGTGACGGATGTTGTGGGGATCACCCTCTTGATCGGCACGCGCGTGATGCTTTCGGTGCACCGCCACCCACCGGATCGGGTCACCTTGCAGCGCGAGTGTTCCGAAAATCGCCAGCAGGTATTCGAGCGGTTTAAAGAGTCGCAAACTGCGATGCGTCAGGGTGCGGTGGAAGCACAGCGAAATGCCTAGAGCTACAGTGGCATACGATACGACGGCTGCGGCTGCCAGAGCCGGCCATTGAACGAAACCCGGCAAGAAGAGCGCAAGCGCGCCGATGTGAATTCCGAGTAACCCGAAACCTTTAACGGAACCGTAGATCCTATCCATGCGCCTCAACGTTTCAAGCTTGGTGGACGCGCACTTCGCTTGACCGCTCGGCCATTCCCGCAAAACGCATGGTGAAGTATGGGTGCGAACCTCTGCGGCCCCGTCGCATCATCGAGGCATGTCACCACGCGAACGACGTCGTTCATTTTTAGCAAATCGAAGAGCCTTCGGACGAGCGGCTGACCGAGGATAACGGTTTCACGATCGAATCCTTTGTCGTGGCGACGGGCGTGCATTCTCAACATCTCAGTTATGCATGTAGCGTCTAGGTACCTTACTTCGCTAAAGTCCATGATCACATGTGGCTCGCTGCAGAGACCATCGAGTTCCTCGGACCATTGCCGCTTGCACGTCACATCGTACTCTCCAGAAAAGACCATTAGGGCGATTTGCGACGTCAAGGGTTCTCCGTTCGGACCGGTGGGAGGGCGCGTGCCCCCATCCGGTTGCCTGTTTGGACCCCTCAGTGTAGCGCGGAAAAGAAGGATCGCGCTATCGTGAAAAGTGCCCCATCTCCCCCGCGCTCTCCCAGCCTAGGACGCGAGCGATCAGCTCACTGCGGTTCCGGCTCTTGGTCTTGTCGACCATGCTCCTGATGTGGTGCTGAACCGTCGACGTGGCGATGTGCAGCCTTTGGCCGATCTCCTCGAGCCTCTCTCCATCAAGCAGCATCGCCAGCACCTGCAACTCACGTGGCGAGATATGAAAGTGGGCAGCCGGCCCTGTCAGCGACTTCGGAGGCTTTAAGCGGTCGATGCGGACGCCGATGAAGAGTCCCGCCGGGCCCGACATTGGCTGCGTTCGGACGACTAAGAATGGGACGGGATGCGCTATGCCCGTCTTTTGCGTACCGGAGTCGGCGCGCCATTCGGCTATTAGGCCCCGGACGGCTTCTTCGAGCACTCCGGGCAGACGATCGGCTATCCTAGTACGCAGCCCCGTAAGTGCTACGCGGCGCTGCTGTTCGGCAGTCCATGCGAGTACGATCTGAAGGTCGCGGTC
It encodes:
- a CDS encoding fatty acid desaturase produces the protein MDRIYGSVKGFGLLGIHIGALALFLPGFVQWPALAAAAVVSYATVALGISLCFHRTLTHRSLRLFKPLEYLLAIFGTLALQGDPIRWVAVHRKHHARADQEGDPHNIRHGFRWAHMDWIYRHNIALPSDEEIVHFAPDLYAEPFYRVLQYLNIPLQIALGAALFALGGWPWVIWGIFVRLVIGYHSTWLVNSASHMLGYRNYQTTDRSTNCWWVAVISWGEGWHNNHHAFPFSARHGLRWFEIDMTWWHVRMLAFLRLADRIKIPSKSMQRLREVGRSGSRQQLIGG
- a CDS encoding glycosyltransferase family 87 protein, translated to MKKIGALLPHSVQAMPEGKSTFVAVYGLVLIIAWIVVGAANVAGKGDDWRIFWGAGHNVGSLALVTASHFAYTPGAAWLLWPFAHLPIATGYYIYVVLMTACATLAALLASKIYHLPFEVAALMALAWAPFTVAICLGQNSPVALLCVVIVIFAIVHNDQPLSGIGLGFLIYKPSDAIAIAFLLAIFRQWWALIIAGVFAIGWYLLSVSATRDWGWPIPYIQMLSTLYSRDAAMNSDFAISVPTFLMRFGISTPVAWLVGGTILFGSAPLLLRAPRLEAASWVPLIGVAASPHAWGYEAILALPAFWLTTVRLNKISLVLLILSYLAAPFYLFVRAIHFNVLALPVLGGVMLWVCIRIQSKGCRPVEHTGMTKASD
- a CDS encoding helix-turn-helix transcriptional regulator — protein: MDLVPESDPAYPIIKAILRVVPASRWSFARLMPDGQLAGLLIDSQGNGGELTRLEDEFERQREKAKKGPRIAATLGPLGDFESGITLLFADANASFGILTLLRTSELGPFTSSEISVLALSLDATSERLSALRLDSKTGRQARPAVDNRPGDEERTTEALEASGESFYVLDRDLQIVLAWTAEQQRRVALTGLRTRIADRLPGVLEEAVRGLIAEWRADSGTQKTGIAHPVPFLVVRTQPMSGPAGLFIGVRIDRLKPPKSLTGPAAHFHISPRELQVLAMLLDGERLEEIGQRLHIATSTVQHHIRSMVDKTKSRNRSELIARVLGWESAGEMGHFSR